The nucleotide window GGTATAACTGCCGCCGCCGCTTAGCGGTATTTCTCCGTAGCGCTGAAAGCGGCGGTCTACGCCAGAAAACTGCGCCAACGCTTGGCAAATCGCCTCATCGGCAACCTCTAATTCCGTAGCAATTGCAATCGCCGCTAAAGCGTTACGCACATTATGCGTACCCGGCAAATTCAACTCGATCGCCAAGGGCGCGGCATCTTCGCGCAACACGGTAAAGCGCATGCGGCCCGCATCGGCACAAATATCCACCGCCCGGATCTGCGCTTGCTCTGACAGCCCATAACGCACGATGGGCTTAGTCACTGCCGGCAGAATCTCACGCACATGCGGATCGTCAATACAGAGCACCGCAATCCCATAAAATGGCAAACGCTGCGTAAATTCGATAAAAGCCTGCTTCAGTTTCACAAAATCATGCCCATATGTTTCCATATGGTCTGCATCAATATTGGTGATGACTTCAATCACCGGAAACAGATTCAAAAAAGAAGCGTCTGATTCATCCGCCTCAGCCACAATAAAATCTCCGCTCCCAAGCCGCGCGTTCGCCCCCGCACTATTTAAACGCCCGCCAATCACAAAGGTTGGATCAAGCCCACCCCGCGCCAAGACACTTGCTACTAAACTCGTGGTGGTGGTTTTGCCATGCGTGCCAGCGATCGCAATCCCTTGCTTTAAGCGCATCAATTCGGCGAGCATCGCGGCACGTGGCACCAGTGGAATGCCCCGTTGACGGGCGGCCCGTACTTCCGGGTTATCCGCTCGCACTGCGCTCGACACCACCACCGCGTTAGCGTTTCCAATATGGGCCTCCCGATGGCCAAAGACGATGTGCGCACCCAAAGCCATTAACCGATCCGTGACTGCAGTTCGGTTTAAATCTGAACCGCTAACACCATATCCCAGGTTTAAGAGCACTTCGGCAATGCCGCTCATGCCCGAACCGCCAATGCCAATAAAATGCAGGTTTTTGACAGCATGCTTCATGGCTGCCCCCGCTTGCGGTCAGCCACCGCTAAACAAATTTTGCTCACTTGCTCAGCTGCATCTGACTTAGCCAGCAGACGCGCACGCCCTGCCATTTGGCTCAGCGCTTCACGGGTTTGGGCCTTAAGCCAAAGCGCCAGCTTGGCGGCCGATAAATCGCGTTGCTGGATCATCAGGGCCGCCTCACGGGTAGCTAAGAAAGCCGCATTCGTTGTTTGATGATCATCAACTGCATGTGGAAACGGCACCAACAGCGCAGCGACCCCTACCGCCGCAATTTCAGCAATCGTCATCGCACCCGCGCGACAAATGACTAAATCGGCCTGGGCATAGGCTTGTGCCATATCCTCAATAAATGGCGTTAACTCGATTTGCACCTGATCATGCAAGCCTGCAGCGGCATAATTAGCACGCAAAGCGTCAATCTGCCGCACACCAGCTTGATGCACCACATGCGGCCGCTCGTGTGGCGCTAAAGTGCTTAAGGCACGTGGTACAACTTCATTCAACGCCGCCGCGCCTAAGCTGCCACCTACCACGAGCAAACGTAAAGGCCCGCTGCGCTGCGCATAACGTTGCGCTGGCTCAGGCAAGCCAATGAGCGCATCACGCAACGGATTGCCAGTCCATTCAGCGCGCGGCAAGACCTCTGGGAACGCCACCAACACACGCCGCGCAATCTTGGCGAGTACACGATTAGCCAAGCCAGGAATTGAGTTTTGCTCATGCAAAATAAACGGACAGCCACTCAGCACAGCCATCACGCCCGCTGGAAAACTAATGTAACCGCCCATCCCGAGCACTACTGCCGGTTTCACTTTGGCTAACACACGCCAACTTTGCCAAGCCGCGCACAGCAAATTAAAAGGCAGCATAAGTTTGGTGAGCAAGCCCTTGCCGCGCAACCCGCTAAAATGCACGAACTCAATTGGGATACCGTGTTTAGGTACCAGTGCGGCCTCCATCCCCACTGGACTGCCAAGCCAGATGACATGCCAACCATGACGGCGCATCCGATGAGCCACAGCTAGCCCTGGAAACACATGCCCCCCGGTACCTCCCGCCACAATTAACAAGGTGCGCGTATTACTCATATTTTTCCTCCGCGCATCAAGAAACGATTTTCATAGTCAACCCGCATCAATAACGCCAGCGCAATACAATTAAGCAAAATACCTGAGCCGCCATAGCTCACCAGTGGCAGGGTTAAGCCTTTAGTCGGCAGCAAACCAAGATTCACCCCCATATTGATAAAAGCCTGGGCCCCTAGCCATAAACCAATGCCTTTGGCGGTTAGCCCTGCAAATACGCGATCTAGCACCAGCGCTTGACGGCCGATTTCAAAAGCGCGCCGCACCATCCAATAAAACAGCGCAATCACGATTAATACGCCTAGAAAGCCAAATTCCTCGCCAATCACCGCAAGGATGAAGTCCGTATGGGCTTCGGGTAAGTAATTGAGCTTTTCAACACTGCCCCCTAACCCGACGCCGAACCATTCACCACGACCGAAAGCAATCAACGAATGCGTCAATTGGTAAGCTTTACCCTGCACATAACGGTCATCCCACGGATTCAGGTAGGCAAAAATGCGTTCACGCCGCCAGGGCGATAGCCAAATCAACAGCGTAAAAGTCCCCACCACGGTTAACGCAATCCCACCAAACCATTTACCATCCACCCCGCCCAGAAACAGCACGCCCATCGCAATCACCGCGATGACCATAAAAGCCCCCATATCAGGCTCAAGCAATAACAACGCTCCGATACAGCTCACCGCCAACGCCATGGGCAAAAACCCTTGGCCGAAACTATGCATTAACGCTTGTTTACGCACGGTGTAATTCGCCGCATAGACCGTCACCGCGAGTTTCATAATCTCGGACGGTTGGAGATTGAGTGGCCCCAGCGCAAGCCAGCGATGGGCACCGTTCACGCCCTTGCCAAACGGGGGAATCAACACAATCACGAGCAACGCCAACGCGAACAAGAAAAACTTAGAGGCAAACCGATCCCAAAGTTTAAGCGGCGCCCAAAATACGCAAAATGCAGCAAACCCGCCCAATAACAACGATATAACGTGCCGCAATAAAAAATGATTCGCCTGATAGGATGCGTATTTTGGTGCATCCGGCATCACAATCGACGCTGAGTACACCATAACTAACCCCAGCCCCAGCAGCGCAATTACGACCCACATTAACGGCGCATCATATTCAAGCATCTTCATAGAGCGACTCCGCAAGCGCTGGCTAACTCTTCAACGGCCTGCCGAAATACCTGCGCCCGATGGCGGTAATCTCGAAACATGTCAAAACTGGCGCAAGCAGGCGACAATAGGACGATTTCACCCGTTTGAGCCATACGAGCGGCTGCGTGCGTTGCCTCGCTTAGCGTTGCGCATTCGGTCAGCGGTACACCCGTCCCAGCCAAAGCCTGGCGCAAACGCGGAGCATCGCGACCGATCAACATCACGGCGCGGCACCAACGGGCAACCGGCGTCGCCAGCGGAGTAAAATCTTGCCCTTTGCCATCCCCGCCTACAATTAATACAATCCGGCGCGCTAAGCCATTGAGCGCGGCCACGGTTGCGCCGACATTCGTTCCTTTACTGTCGTCAATAAACTCAACCCCGTTTAAAGCACAAATCGTCTCAACCCGATGCGGCTCGCCGCGATATTCACGCAGGCCGTGCATCAGGCTTGCGAGAGGAAGCTCAAGCGCGCGACATAATGCCAACGCAGCCAATGCATTCGCCGCATTATGCAAACCGCGAATACGCAGTGCTTCAACCGGCATTAATCTTTTGACCACAATCTCATTTTCGATACCCGCTCGTGCGCGCGCGGATGTCGGCGCGCTACGCTCCACCACCGACTCAGCCACCGCTAGCCAAGTCATGCCATTCTCGTGCAGTAGGCCGTAATCACCACTGCGGCGCGGCGCATCGAGTCCAAAAGTCATCACGCCAGCGGTTTTAGGCGTTACGCTAGGCAGATTTTTTTCAGTCTCTTCGCTGATCCAGCCAGAACTTTGCGCCAGCGCCATCGTGTTCGCATCGTCACGATTCAAAATACGCACTGTATGAGCCCCAAAGATACGGCCTTTAGCGGCGGCATAGTGCTCAAAGCTCGGATGCCAATCCAAATGATCTTGTGTGATATTGAGTATCGCCGCGGCATCCGGTGCAAATGTATAAGCACTGGTTAACTGAAAACTGGAGAGTTCCAGCACCCAAATTTCCGGTAATAGATCCGCGCTAAGAGCAGCCGCTAAGCGCTCAAGCAACGGTGGGCCAATATTGCCAGCCAGGCTCACGCGATGGCCGGCCCGTTCGCACAACAAACCCGTAAGCGCCGTCGTTGTGGTTTTGCCATTGGTGCCGGTAATGGCGATGAGTTTCGGCCGATAAGCCTCTGTTGTCAGTGCGCGCAGCGCTTGCGCAAAAAATTCGAGCTCGCCCCACAGCGGTAGGCCACGCACATGCGCCTCTTCAAGGAGCGCGGCAAACTCCGTATGCCTGGGTGAAATGCCTGGGCTAAGCGCAATTAATTCAATGCCATCGAGTAAGGCCGGAGTGACCTCGCCGCAGATCAACTCCGCCTCGATCCGCTCTTCTTTGAACGCCGCGAGTTGAGGCGGCGCGGCCCGCGTATCAGCGACCCGCACCCGGCAACCATAGCGCGCGCACCAACGCGCCAAGGCCAGGCCCGAAGCGCCCAGACCTAGCACTAATACAGCAGGTTGTCGAAAATCGCCAAACATTGTCACCCTTTCTTTACCGCAATTTAAGCGTAGAGAGACCGATTAAAACCAGCATCAACGTAATAATCCAAAAACGCACTACGACCTGAGTTTCGCGCCAACCAGACAATTCAAAATGATGATGGAGTGGCGCCATCTTGAGTAAACGCTGCCCCGCGCCGTAGCGCCGTTTGGTGTATTTAAACCAGGTGACTTGCAAGATCACGGACAAAGTTTCGGCAACAAAGATACCGCCCATGATAAAAAGTACGATTTCCTGGCGTACAATCACCGCCACCGTGCCTAAAGCGCCACCTAGCGCCAGCGCACCCACATCGCCCATAAAAACCTGGGCGGGATACGTGTTATACCAAAGGAAAGCCAAGCCCGCGCCCCCCATCGCCGCGCAAAAAATCAATAACTCCCCAGCGCCCGGAATATGAGGAAACAACAAATATTTTGAATAGACCGCACTCCCCATCACATACGCAAAAATACCTAATGCCCCACCCACTAACACCACCGGCATAATGACTAGACCATCTAAGCCATCGGTTAAATTTACGGCATTGCTAGCCCCCACAATCACAAAGTAAGTGAGCGTAATGAAGCCATATAAACCTAATGGATAACTGATCGATTTAACAAACGGCAGCAGCAAGTCAGCACGCGCCGGCAGATCAACCGATAGACCACTGCGCACCCACGCCATAAAAAAATCAAAAACCGGCACATTACTGGCTTCTGATACGCTACAAGCAAGATATACCGCAGCAAAAAGGCCAATCAACGATTGCCAGCCATATTTCTCTCGCGACGACATGCCGCGCGGGTCTTTATGCACCACTTTACGATAATCGTCGACCCAGCCAATCAAGCCAAAGCCAAACGTAACGAGCATGACAATCCAAACAAAACGATTGGTTAAATCAGCCCATAATAAGGTCGAAATCGCAATCGCCAGCAAAATCAACACGCCACCCATCGTGGGCGTACCCGCTTTGACCAAATGCGTGCTCGGCCCATCTTGGCGTACCGCTTGGCCTATTTTGAGTCGCGTTAACTTGCGAATCACCCACGGACCGCACACTAAACCGATTACCAAAGCGGTAATAGCGGCCATGACCGCGCGCAAAGTCAGGTAATTGATTACGCGCAAAAAGCTTGCGTCGTTTTGTAGCCAATGCGCGAGCCAAAGTAGCATCGTCTTAATGTCCTCTTAATGTAAAACGGGCGTTTGGCCCTCAGTCGACTCAGCGCTTAACGCTGCCACAATGCGTTCCATTTTCATAAAACGCGAACCTTTAACAAGCACGGTAGCATGGGCGCCAAACCCCGCCGATAAAAGGTGTTCGATTAATTCTTCAGCGCTGCTGAAATGCTTAGCCTGCGCACCAAATGCGTGACAGGCCGGGCGCGTAGCATCGCCTAATGCATAGAGCACATCAATCCCGCACTCACGCGCATAAATGCCCACTTCATGGTGAAAAACTACGCTGTGCTGCCCGACTTCGCCCATTGCCCCCATCACCAATATGCGTGGCGCTGCGCGCGTTGCGAGCACATCAATGGCAGCCCGCATTGAATCCGGATTAGCGTTGTAACTATCATCGATGATGATGGCTCCCGCTAATGGCGCAACCCGCGCCACCTTAGCCACCAACCTGCCACTCACTGGCCGGAATTTTTCCAGACCGCACCGAATCACTTCCAGCCCAACTCCAGCTGCCAGCGCGGCAGCAGTAGCAGCCAATGCATTGCGTGCATTATGGACACCCAACACCGGTAAAGTAAGTTCGAATTGGCCTTGGCTTGTCCGCACTTGAAGTGGGCTCTCGGCGCGCAGTACGCCACTGACTGCAGCCTCACTCGTCAGGGCAAAATCAATGATCTGCCGTCCTTGCGCGGCAGCGCGCCAAAGCGGTGCATAGACATCGTCTGCCGGAAATACCGCCGCCCCATGCGCTGGCAAGGCCTGCAATACACTCATATGCTCGCGTGCAACCGCCTCCACACTGACCATAAATTCTTGATGCTCGCGTTGCGCATTGTTAATCAACGCGATGGTCGGTTCGGTGAGAGCAGCGAGATGCGCCGTTTCACCCGGGTGGTTCACACCAAGCTCCACCACGGCGAGTTGATGCGCCGCATTTAAACGCAATAAAGTAAGCGGTAACCCTATGTCATTATTGAAGTTGCCACGTGTCGCAAGCCGCCCTTCTTCCCCCACCGCTTCGGCAAAAATTGAAGCGATCATTTCTTT belongs to Mycoavidus sp. B2-EB and includes:
- the murD gene encoding UDP-N-acetylmuramoyl-L-alanine--D-glutamate ligase codes for the protein MFGDFRQPAVLVLGLGASGLALARWCARYGCRVRVADTRAAPPQLAAFKEERIEAELICGEVTPALLDGIELIALSPGISPRHTEFAALLEEAHVRGLPLWGELEFFAQALRALTTEAYRPKLIAITGTNGKTTTTALTGLLCERAGHRVSLAGNIGPPLLERLAAALSADLLPEIWVLELSSFQLTSAYTFAPDAAAILNITQDHLDWHPSFEHYAAAKGRIFGAHTVRILNRDDANTMALAQSSGWISEETEKNLPSVTPKTAGVMTFGLDAPRRSGDYGLLHENGMTWLAVAESVVERSAPTSARARAGIENEIVVKRLMPVEALRIRGLHNAANALAALALCRALELPLASLMHGLREYRGEPHRVETICALNGVEFIDDSKGTNVGATVAALNGLARRIVLIVGGDGKGQDFTPLATPVARWCRAVMLIGRDAPRLRQALAGTGVPLTECATLSEATHAAARMAQTGEIVLLSPACASFDMFRDYRHRAQVFRQAVEELASACGVAL
- the murG gene encoding undecaprenyldiphospho-muramoylpentapeptide beta-N-acetylglucosaminyltransferase → MSNTRTLLIVAGGTGGHVFPGLAVAHRMRRHGWHVIWLGSPVGMEAALVPKHGIPIEFVHFSGLRGKGLLTKLMLPFNLLCAAWQSWRVLAKVKPAVVLGMGGYISFPAGVMAVLSGCPFILHEQNSIPGLANRVLAKIARRVLVAFPEVLPRAEWTGNPLRDALIGLPEPAQRYAQRSGPLRLLVVGGSLGAAALNEVVPRALSTLAPHERPHVVHQAGVRQIDALRANYAAAGLHDQVQIELTPFIEDMAQAYAQADLVICRAGAMTIAEIAAVGVAALLVPFPHAVDDHQTTNAAFLATREAALMIQQRDLSAAKLALWLKAQTREALSQMAGRARLLAKSDAAEQVSKICLAVADRKRGQP
- the mraY gene encoding phospho-N-acetylmuramoyl-pentapeptide-transferase, translating into MLLWLAHWLQNDASFLRVINYLTLRAVMAAITALVIGLVCGPWVIRKLTRLKIGQAVRQDGPSTHLVKAGTPTMGGVLILLAIAISTLLWADLTNRFVWIVMLVTFGFGLIGWVDDYRKVVHKDPRGMSSREKYGWQSLIGLFAAVYLACSVSEASNVPVFDFFMAWVRSGLSVDLPARADLLLPFVKSISYPLGLYGFITLTYFVIVGASNAVNLTDGLDGLVIMPVVLVGGALGIFAYVMGSAVYSKYLLFPHIPGAGELLIFCAAMGGAGLAFLWYNTYPAQVFMGDVGALALGGALGTVAVIVRQEIVLFIMGGIFVAETLSVILQVTWFKYTKRRYGAGQRLLKMAPLHHHFELSGWRETQVVVRFWIITLMLVLIGLSTLKLR
- the murC gene encoding UDP-N-acetylmuramate--L-alanine ligase produces the protein MKHAVKNLHFIGIGGSGMSGIAEVLLNLGYGVSGSDLNRTAVTDRLMALGAHIVFGHREAHIGNANAVVVSSAVRADNPEVRAARQRGIPLVPRAAMLAELMRLKQGIAIAGTHGKTTTTSLVASVLARGGLDPTFVIGGRLNSAGANARLGSGDFIVAEADESDASFLNLFPVIEVITNIDADHMETYGHDFVKLKQAFIEFTQRLPFYGIAVLCIDDPHVREILPAVTKPIVRYGLSEQAQIRAVDICADAGRMRFTVLREDAAPLAIELNLPGTHNVRNALAAIAIATELEVADEAICQALAQFSGVDRRFQRYGEIPLSGGGSYTLIDDYGHHPVEMAATLEAARNAFVGRRLVLAFQPHRFTRTRDCFDDFVRVLSSVDALILSEVYPAGEVPIAAANGQALVRAIRALGRMEPVFTEVIEALPEAITRLAQNGDVVITMGAGSMGCVPVWLTQPRTEIEGMR
- the murF gene encoding UDP-N-acetylmuramoyl-tripeptide--D-alanyl-D-alanine ligase, with the protein product MNPLSLREAARLIAGAQILGEPDAYFERVCTDSRSAGPGDLFVALKGERFDGHDFLAEVAARGVAALLVSRPTGQISLPTLQVPDTHGALGALAHGWRRKFELPLVAVTGSNGKTTVKEMIASIFAEAVGEEGRLATRGNFNNDIGLPLTLLRLNAAHQLAVVELGVNHPGETAHLAALTEPTIALINNAQREHQEFMVSVEAVAREHMSVLQALPAHGAAVFPADDVYAPLWRAAAQGRQIIDFALTSEAAVSGVLRAESPLQVRTSQGQFELTLPVLGVHNARNALAATAAALAAGVGLEVIRCGLEKFRPVSGRLVAKVARVAPLAGAIIIDDSYNANPDSMRAAIDVLATRAAPRILVMGAMGEVGQHSVVFHHEVGIYARECGIDVLYALGDATRPACHAFGAQAKHFSSAEELIEHLLSAGFGAHATVLVKGSRFMKMERIVAALSAESTEGQTPVLH